The following proteins are co-located in the Bradyrhizobium sp. AZCC 2176 genome:
- a CDS encoding trypsin-like peptidase domain-containing protein, with the protein MQTWQVILALARFTAKLLRAPFLQGALVLAVMWQPACAQGADDTLLPYAVNIHQTPMQSWGPGSGIYLGKGVFITAAHVAGRTWLTRPKIAIAGSEYPTRVVKEGSLEGTDLTLLSVEEELLPGRLRLRRNAICTDPPKPGQEVVTIVPGSAVRSHILAPDRLPVGTRSRFSTVIADVARTGNSGSGVFDVKRKCLLGIMSRKISQSQTRADTGKSETRDIAKYFVPAEQIAAFLPADLRL; encoded by the coding sequence GTGCAAACCTGGCAGGTCATTTTGGCGCTCGCTCGATTCACCGCGAAGTTGCTGCGCGCGCCGTTTCTGCAAGGCGCACTTGTTCTGGCGGTCATGTGGCAGCCGGCCTGCGCGCAAGGCGCTGACGACACGCTGCTGCCGTATGCGGTGAACATCCATCAAACGCCGATGCAGAGCTGGGGACCGGGATCCGGCATCTATCTCGGAAAAGGCGTGTTCATCACGGCAGCGCATGTCGCAGGCCGGACCTGGCTGACGCGGCCCAAGATCGCAATTGCCGGCTCGGAATATCCGACGCGCGTCGTCAAGGAAGGCAGCCTCGAGGGAACGGATCTGACGCTGCTATCGGTCGAGGAGGAGCTTCTTCCGGGGCGCTTGCGACTTCGGCGAAACGCGATCTGCACCGATCCCCCCAAACCAGGACAAGAGGTCGTGACGATCGTACCGGGATCTGCCGTGCGCTCCCACATCCTCGCGCCCGATCGGCTACCGGTGGGTACCCGCAGCCGGTTCAGCACGGTCATCGCCGACGTAGCTCGCACCGGCAATTCCGGATCAGGGGTGTTCGACGTCAAGCGCAAATGCCTGCTCGGAATAATGAGCCGGAAAATATCGCAGTCGCAAACGCGCGCCGATACCGGAAAATCGGAAACCCGCGACATCGCCAAGTACTTCGTACCGGCTGAGCAAATTGCTGCGTTCCTGCCGGCAGACCTGCGCCTGTAG
- the epsI gene encoding exosortase-associated protein EpsI, V-type, translating into MKYPRIQIIVACIAIVGCAVLATVLAPRQLMARTSASPSLETVIPRQFGTWTLVPEISPVRPADPDAYVQPDPLVGKIYTQEVGRGYSDGHGNIVMLMVAYGPVQNYRLKSHRPEICYTANGFRISDKANAAISYRNGAQPIKMTRLIAARESRFEPVTYWLRIGNDIANGVVDHQLSRLKYGLRGIIPDGALIRVSTIGLPKDVSFKLQDQFIRDLLAAIPPQELKFFTGAS; encoded by the coding sequence ATGAAATATCCTCGAATTCAGATCATAGTGGCATGTATCGCAATCGTTGGGTGCGCCGTGCTTGCGACCGTGCTGGCGCCCCGCCAACTGATGGCCCGCACATCGGCCTCCCCCAGCCTTGAAACCGTCATCCCCCGCCAGTTCGGAACCTGGACGCTGGTTCCCGAAATCAGCCCGGTCCGTCCGGCGGATCCGGACGCGTACGTTCAGCCCGACCCGCTGGTGGGAAAGATCTACACCCAGGAAGTCGGTCGAGGCTATAGCGACGGACATGGCAACATCGTCATGCTGATGGTCGCATACGGTCCGGTGCAGAACTATCGGCTGAAGTCCCACCGCCCGGAGATTTGCTACACAGCCAACGGCTTCCGGATCTCGGACAAAGCCAACGCCGCGATCAGCTATCGCAACGGCGCCCAACCAATCAAGATGACCAGATTGATTGCGGCAAGGGAGTCGCGCTTCGAGCCGGTCACTTACTGGCTCCGGATCGGTAATGACATCGCCAATGGCGTGGTCGATCATCAACTCAGCCGATTGAAATATGGCCTGCGCGGGATCATTCCCGACGGCGCCCTGATCAGGGTCTCCACGATCGGTCTGCCGAAGGACGTATCATTCAAGCTGCAGGACCAATTCATCCGCGATCTGCTTGCCGCCATTCCGCCGCAGGAACTCAAATTCTTTACCGGCGCAAGCTGA